In Mycolicibacterium nivoides, the DNA window GTAGATCCTAAGTGGAGCCCCACTATTGCGATATGCGGTCACCCCATTCGAACAAATGATCGAATCTCGGTCTGCGACACCGGAATCAGTCACCGACCGGGAAATGACACATCTGTGATTACACACGTGTTAGCTGCCGGGGTCAAGCGCCAGGGCGCGAATTCATACCATCTCGTAATGTCAAATCGGCGCGTCGCGACATCGGCGTGTCCTGCCCGTGACGACGTCGTTTCCATCCGCGAGCCTGGAACGCCTAGGGTCGGACGTTGTGAAGATCACCGTTCTGGTCGGCGGCGTCGGAGGCGCCCGGTTTTTGCTGGGGGTGCAGCACCTGTTGGGTCTCGGGCAGTTTGCCGGGAGCGACAGCAAGCACGAACTCACAGCGATCGTGAACGTCGGCGACGACGCCTGGATGCACGGAGTCCGGATCTGCCCGGACCTCGATACCTGCATGTACACCCTGGGCGGCGGTATCGACCCCGAGCGCGGTTGGGGCCACAAGGATGAGACCTGGCACGCCAAGGAAGAACTGGCCGCATACGGTGTGCAACCCGACTGGTTCGGTCTGGGCGACCGGGACCTCGCCACCCATCTGGTCCGCACCCAGATGCTGCGCGCCGGCTACCCGCTGTCGCAGGTCACCGAGGCGCTGTGTAAGCGCTGGTCACCCGGGGCGCAGCTGTTGCCCGTCACCGACGACCGCAGTGAGACCCACGTGGTGATCACCGACCCCGCCGACGGCGAACGCCGAGCCATCCATTTCCAGGAGTGGTGGGTGCGCTACCGCGCGCAGGTGCCCTCGCACAGCTTTGCGTTCGTCGGTGCGGAACAGGCAACCGCGGCGCCGGGCGTCGCCGAGGCCATCGCCGATGCCGACGTGGTGTTGCTGGCGCCGTCAAATCCGGTCGTGAGCATCGGACCGATCCTGCAGATCCCGGGAGTCCGGGGCGCACTGCGCTCGACCGAGGCGCCGGTGATCGGCTACTCCCCTATCATCAACGGAAAACCGTTGCGCGGCATGGCAGATGAGTGCCTCTCCATCATCGGTGTGGAGTCCACCTCACAGGCCGTCGGTCAGCACTTCGGCGCCCGGTCGGGCACCGGCATCCTGGACGGCTGGCTGGTACACGAAGGCGATGACGCCGAGATCGAGGGCGTGAAGGTGCGCGCCGTGCCACTGCTGATGACCGACCCGCCCACCACCGCCGAGATGGTGCGCGCCGGTCTGGATCTCGCAGGAGTCCCGTTGTGACCACCGACGCGAACACCGAGCACGGGTCCGCCGGCCGCGTCGAGATTCTGCCGGTACCAGGTCTTCCCGAGTTCCGGCCCGGGGATGACCTGGCCACCGCGCTGGCCGAGGCCGCGCCATGGCTGCGCGACGGGGACGTACTTGTCATCACCAGCAAGATCGTGTCGAAGTGCGAAGGCCGCATCGTCACCGCCCCTTCCGATCCGGAAGAGCGGGATACCTTGCGGCGCAAGCTTATCGATTCCGAAGCGGTCCGGGTACTGGCTCGCAAGGGCCGGACGCTGATCACCGAGAACGCAATCGGCCTGGTCCAGGCCGCCGCCGGAGTCGACGGGTCGAACGTCGACTCCAATGAATTGGCGCTACTGCCGGTGGATCCCGACGGGAGCGCTCGGGTCCTGCGCGAACGCCTGCGTGAGCGACTCGGCATCAACCTCGCCGTCGTGATCACCGACACCATGGGCCGCGCCTGGCGCAACGGCCAAGCCGATTTCGCGATCGGTGCGTCCGGGCTCACCGTCCTGCACGGATACGCCGGCGCACGCGACCGGCACGGTAACGAACTTCTGGTCACCGAGGTGGCGGTGGCCGACGAGATCGCTGCGGCAGCCGATCTGGTGAAGGGCAAGCTCACCGCGATCCCCGTCGCGGTGGTGCGTGGGCTGGAGCTGACCGACGACGGATCGAACGCCCGCACGCTGCTGCGCTCCGGCGAGGACGACCTGTTCTGGCTCGGTACCGCCGAGGCAATCGAGATGGGGCGCAA includes these proteins:
- the cofD gene encoding 2-phospho-L-lactate transferase, which encodes MKITVLVGGVGGARFLLGVQHLLGLGQFAGSDSKHELTAIVNVGDDAWMHGVRICPDLDTCMYTLGGGIDPERGWGHKDETWHAKEELAAYGVQPDWFGLGDRDLATHLVRTQMLRAGYPLSQVTEALCKRWSPGAQLLPVTDDRSETHVVITDPADGERRAIHFQEWWVRYRAQVPSHSFAFVGAEQATAAPGVAEAIADADVVLLAPSNPVVSIGPILQIPGVRGALRSTEAPVIGYSPIINGKPLRGMADECLSIIGVESTSQAVGQHFGARSGTGILDGWLVHEGDDAEIEGVKVRAVPLLMTDPPTTAEMVRAGLDLAGVPL
- a CDS encoding coenzyme F420-0:L-glutamate ligase, yielding MTTDANTEHGSAGRVEILPVPGLPEFRPGDDLATALAEAAPWLRDGDVLVITSKIVSKCEGRIVTAPSDPEERDTLRRKLIDSEAVRVLARKGRTLITENAIGLVQAAAGVDGSNVDSNELALLPVDPDGSARVLRERLRERLGINLAVVITDTMGRAWRNGQADFAIGASGLTVLHGYAGARDRHGNELLVTEVAVADEIAAAADLVKGKLTAIPVAVVRGLELTDDGSNARTLLRSGEDDLFWLGTAEAIEMGRNQAQLLRRSVRTFSHEPVDHALIEAAVSEALTAPAPHHTRPVRFVWVQDNATRTRLLDRMKDRWRTDLTGDGRDPESVERRVNRGQILYDAPELVIPFLVPDGAHSYPDEARTQAEHTMFTVAVGAAVQALLVALAVRDVGSCWIGSTIFAGDLVRAELDLPPDWEPLGAIAIGHAADPQPPRDPVPTDGLLVVK